The Spartinivicinus poritis DNA segment GAGTTTATCCGTTTGTTGCAATAACTCCCTGGCTTTACCAATGGATACGCCTGGGTAGGTCGTCGGCATATACATTAAATCCCCTTCATCTAGTGGGGGCATAAACTCGCTGCCTAACTTAGTGGCAGGCCATAAACCGGCCACTAATACCACAACTGTCATCAATAAAGTGGTTTTAGGAAATTGCAAAACACCTTGTAACAAAGGTTGGTAAATGGCGATTAAGCCTCTGTTTATCGGGTTTTTATGCTCAGCAATCACTTTACCGCGAATAAAATAACCCATTAATACCGGCACTAAGGTAATAGCTAAACCCGCAGCCACCGCCATGGCATAGGTTTTGGTATAAGCCAGTGGCGAAAATAACTTACCTTCCTGGGCTTCCAAGGTAAAAACGGGTAAGAAGCTTAAGGTAATAATTAATAATGAGAAAAATAATGGTGCCCCCACTTCCTTTGACGCTTGATAAATAACATCCCAGCGATTCTCATCCGTCAGTGGTGTTTTTTCCATGTGCTTATGAACATTTTCAATCATGACAATGGCACCATCCACCATGGCCCCAATCGCAATCGCAATACCACCCAGGGACATAATATTGGCATTCAGTCCCTGTATATGCATGATCACATAAGCCCCTAAAATCCCCACTGGTAAACTAATCACAACGACTAATGCCGAGCGGAAATGAAATAGAAAAATGGCACAAATAATTGTCACCACTAAAAATTCTTCAATGAGTTTTTCATATAAATTATCCACCGCACGATCAATTAATAGGGAACGATCATAGGTGGTTACCACTTCCACTCCCTCTGGCAGGCTAATTGCTAACTCTTTAAGCTTTTGCTTCACCCCTTCAATGACTGATTTAGCATTCTCACCAAACCGCATGACTACTACACCGCCAACCGCTTCACCTTCACCATTAAGCTCACCAATACCACGGCGCATTTGTGGGCCTAAGCGAATATCCGCCACATCCTTAAGCAATAAAGGGGTACCATTAACATTTAACCCTAATGGAACACTGGCTAAATCCTGTTGATTACTTAAATAGCCATTTGAACGCACCATATATTCGGCTTCCGCTAACTCAACAACCGAGGCACCAGTTTCCTGATTGGCTTGCTGAATGGCGACTCGAATTAAGTGCAATGGAATTTGATAGGCTCTTAATTTATTGGGGTCAACCACCACCTGATATTGCTTGATCATGCCGCCAATCGTCGCTATTTCAGACACCCCAGGTACAGTTTGTAATTCATATTTTAAAAACCAGTTTTGTAAGCTAGTCAGCTCTGCTAAATCATGGTTACCGGTTTTATCAACCAAGGCATACATATAGGTCCAACCAACCCCTGTGGCATCTGGCCCTAGTGAAGGTTTTGCGCCTTCAGGCAAACTGGCGGTTACCTGATTTAAATATTCCAATACTCTAGAGCGTGCCCAATATAAATCGGTATCGTCGTCAAAAATCACATAGACATAGGAATCACCAAAAAAAGAATATCCCCTTACAGTTTCAGCCCCCGGCACAGCTAACATAGCTGTTGTTAATGGGTAAGTAATTTGATCCTCTACCACTTGGGGGGCTTGGCCTGGATAGCTGGTTTTAATAATCACCTGAACATCCGACAAGTCAGGTATTGCATCAATGGGAGTTTGCCGCACCGACCAAAGCCCAGCAGCAATTAAAAATAACGTCGCAATGAGAATCAAAAACCGATTATGTAGCGACCAATAAATTATTTTATTAATCATATTCAGAGGCCTTCTACATCATTGATTGGTGTGATTCATGTTGGAATGGTCCATCGTTGAATGGTCTACAGGTTTTTCACTTTCAGTCTTAGGCATTTTTTCTGCTGTTTCCATTCGATTAAAATCAGCGGTAATACTTGACTCCGAATCAATTAAAAATTGTGCTGAAGTCACTATGCGATCACCTTCTTTTAACCCAGACAGAATTTCCACCTGTTGACCGGTTTCTTTTCCTGTGGTGACAGTTATAGATTGATACTTACCATCGCCTAACGCTTTCACCACTCGGTTCATGGTGCCACTGCGAATTAATGCAGCGTTAGGTATCAGTAATGTGGGCTTTGTACTTTTGGCATCAATAGCCAAATGAACAAACATATTCGGTTTTAGTGATAATGCTTGATTGGGGAAACGTAGCCGGACTTTAAACGTACGGGTGGTGCTGTCTAAATCTGGGTAAATATAATCCACTTTACCTTGCCAGCTTCTTCCGGGTAAAAAATCAGTACTCATTGTGGCAGGTTGCCCCGGCTGAATTAAACTGGCTTGACGAGCGAATACTTCCGCAATTACCCAAACCTCTGATAAATCGCCTATTTCCATAATTTGGGTCATCGGTTTAACGTACATACCTTCTCTCACACCCAACTTGGTCACATAACCGGACATGGGGGCCCGAATTTGAATACGTTGACTCACTTGTTGAGTATTAACGAGTTGTTTAATCGCTTGGCCATCTAACCCTAATGCCATTAACCGCTCTTTAGAGGCTTGGATTAACCCTTTATTATTGGTTTTTAATAAGCTTAAAAATTCATATTGGGCATTAACTAAAGTGGGAGAGTAAAGTTCGAAAACAATGTCACCTTGTTCTACTGGGTCACCAACGGCTTTACGATTTAATTTTTCAATCCAGCCCTCGACTCGGGTATGAATATGATGCAGCTTGTCTTCATTGTGACTGATATAGCCGACGGTATTGATGTTACTAGCCACCTTTTGTCTCATTACTTTAGCGGTCTTAACCCCTAAGTTATTTTCTACCGTCGCATCAATTTTAACCAACCCAGGCTCATCCTTACCTGCGGCGTCTTCAGGATAAACAGGCACTAAGTCCATGCCCATTGGCGACAAGCCAGGCTTATCCCGTTTATAATTGGGGTCCATTGGTGCCACCCAGTATAAAGGCTTACGCTCAGCTGATGGCTCACTCATACCATCATCAGTCATCCCACCATCACCCATTAAGTGGGGCAACCATTGTTGAGCAAAATAACCACCAGTAAAGCCCAAGCCTACCAGCACAATAACTAAAAAAGTTTTTTTCATTATTTATTTACCAGTAATATTTCATAAGATGTATTCTTTGGTACTAATACCCAAAGTGAAGGGATTTTAGGCGAGGCCATCGAGTGCTGAAGCCCCAGGAGCTTATTAAAATAAGTGACTGAGGTAAGGCACGAAGATAACAAAGCCTAAGAGCCATTCGCGAAGGGTATTTCTGTAAAAAATCGTAATTGAGCTAATGTCTTAAACCTATTTTCTTTTAATTTCAGCATCTCTAATTTGACATTAAGCCGACTGATATACGCTTGAATCACCGTGGCAAAATCAATGCGATCTGCTTGATAAGACTCCAACGCCGCTTTTGCTTGTAAATTAGCCTCAGGAATTAATCGATGTTGATACAATGCAATACTGTCATTAATGCCTGTTATCTGTGATTGGAGCAACAAGTATCGAGAACGCATCTTGCGTATTAACATTTCTCGTTGATAAGTAGCCGATTCACGCCGTATTTGATTAGCAGCCAGGGTTTTATCCTGTTTATTTTCATTAAATAATGGTAAATCAAACGTCACCATGGCGGAAACAAAGTTGGCTCTATCATTGCCCGTAGCATCGTCACCTTGTCTTAAGCCATAACCCAACTCAACGCCCCATTGCGGTTTGTAAGCTTCTTTTGCTAAAGCAATTTTATTGTCAGCTAAATCAATTTGCTTATTGCTCATTTCAACCATGGGATGTTTGAGTAATAGGGGGTCGATTGATCTTGTTACAGCAGACCAGTGAGGTAGTTTGTTGGCAACTCGGCGAACCGTTTGATTGGGTAACCAGCGTGCAAGCATCGCCAATGAGGATTGTTGCTGTTTTTTTAGCTCAATAATCCGATTATCATGCCGACTTAGGACGAGTTTTGCTTGGTAAATATCCTGTTGGGTTTTTCTACCAACCGAGTAAAGCGACTCAGATAACTCAATTAATTGACTAAACAAATAGCGGTCATTTTTCAGTAATTGAACGGCTTGTTGACTTCCCCAACTGCTAAACCAGGCGAGCCGGACTGCTCGTTTAATTTCCAGTTTCCGTAGCGCAGCACTCACTTGTTGATTTGCCGATTGAATCCCTAAACCATCACCTTGCAAGGCAAGTGTATT contains these protein-coding regions:
- a CDS encoding efflux RND transporter permease subunit, which codes for MINKIIYWSLHNRFLILIATLFLIAAGLWSVRQTPIDAIPDLSDVQVIIKTSYPGQAPQVVEDQITYPLTTAMLAVPGAETVRGYSFFGDSYVYVIFDDDTDLYWARSRVLEYLNQVTASLPEGAKPSLGPDATGVGWTYMYALVDKTGNHDLAELTSLQNWFLKYELQTVPGVSEIATIGGMIKQYQVVVDPNKLRAYQIPLHLIRVAIQQANQETGASVVELAEAEYMVRSNGYLSNQQDLASVPLGLNVNGTPLLLKDVADIRLGPQMRRGIGELNGEGEAVGGVVVMRFGENAKSVIEGVKQKLKELAISLPEGVEVVTTYDRSLLIDRAVDNLYEKLIEEFLVVTIICAIFLFHFRSALVVVISLPVGILGAYVIMHIQGLNANIMSLGGIAIAIGAMVDGAIVMIENVHKHMEKTPLTDENRWDVIYQASKEVGAPLFFSLLIITLSFLPVFTLEAQEGKLFSPLAYTKTYAMAVAAGLAITLVPVLMGYFIRGKVIAEHKNPINRGLIAIYQPLLQGVLQFPKTTLLMTVVVLVAGLWPATKLGSEFMPPLDEGDLMYMPTTYPGVSIGKARELLQQTDKLIRTIPEVKTVYGKIGRADTATDPAPLTMIETVIQLKPRSEWRPGMTTDTLKKEMDALVQFPGLTNAWVMPIKTRIDMLATGIKTPVGIKVAGPQLTEIEKIGKQLEQVLKDVKGTASVYSERVAGGRYIKVDINRLKAARYGLNISDIQMVIRTAIGGMNITQTIEGLERYPVNIRYPQDYRNSLEQLKQLAIVTPRKERLALSDVANVFIDDGPPAIKSENARINGWTFVDIEGRDLGTYVAEAQQVVADQLTLPAGYSLTWSGQYEYMERAKQRLMVVVPLTLVIIALLLYLNFRNLIEVLIIMGTVPFALIGGLWLMYLSGYVMSVAVGVGFIALAGVTVEIGVLMLVYLNQAWQQRLAENNQTLTLSELQQVVMEGAAQRVRPITMTVAAIIAGLVPIMVGSGTGSEVMQRIAGPMIGGMVSSVILTLLVIPVIYFIWKSRGLSEAKKV
- a CDS encoding TolC family protein, which codes for MPTRLLWCIIFTVYVPMLQAHSGLLLDQAVKAALTNEPGLVSHQLEANALKEEQVAANTLPDPMVSIGAINVPDDTFDFDQENMTQLRFGVRQQFPRGNTLALQGDGLGIQSANQQVSAALRKLEIKRAVRLAWFSSWGSQQAVQLLKNDRYLFSQLIELSESLYSVGRKTQQDIYQAKLVLSRHDNRIIELKKQQQSSLAMLARWLPNQTVRRVANKLPHWSAVTRSIDPLLLKHPMVEMSNKQIDLADNKIALAKEAYKPQWGVELGYGLRQGDDATGNDRANFVSAMVTFDLPLFNENKQDKTLAANQIRRESATYQREMLIRKMRSRYLLLQSQITGINDSIALYQHRLIPEANLQAKAALESYQADRIDFATVIQAYISRLNVKLEMLKLKENRFKTLAQLRFFTEIPFANGS
- a CDS encoding efflux RND transporter periplasmic adaptor subunit is translated as MKKTFLVIVLVGLGFTGGYFAQQWLPHLMGDGGMTDDGMSEPSAERKPLYWVAPMDPNYKRDKPGLSPMGMDLVPVYPEDAAGKDEPGLVKIDATVENNLGVKTAKVMRQKVASNINTVGYISHNEDKLHHIHTRVEGWIEKLNRKAVGDPVEQGDIVFELYSPTLVNAQYEFLSLLKTNNKGLIQASKERLMALGLDGQAIKQLVNTQQVSQRIQIRAPMSGYVTKLGVREGMYVKPMTQIMEIGDLSEVWVIAEVFARQASLIQPGQPATMSTDFLPGRSWQGKVDYIYPDLDSTTRTFKVRLRFPNQALSLKPNMFVHLAIDAKSTKPTLLIPNAALIRSGTMNRVVKALGDGKYQSITVTTGKETGQQVEILSGLKEGDRIVTSAQFLIDSESSITADFNRMETAEKMPKTESEKPVDHSTMDHSNMNHTNQ